DNA sequence from the Vicia villosa cultivar HV-30 ecotype Madison, WI linkage group LG3, Vvil1.0, whole genome shotgun sequence genome:
TCAATGCAAATAACATCTTCATGCAACAGGAAAGGCTCTTCATTTGGCTTTCTTTTTTTAGAGCTCAAACCCATATCACTTTTTCTACGCTTAGATTTCAACGAACACGCACATGAGCCATGAAATGGAATACTACCGAAGAGTGGAACGTTCCTACTTCGAGTACGACTCGAAACACCAGTCATTGTGACAAGCACAAGAACaataacaaaagaagaaaaaaaactttagCTTTGTATGGGTTTAATTGGTGTCAGTTTACCTTTGCTTGCAttagtggagagagagagagagagagagagagagagagagataaagtGGAATATGACAGAGCGTTAGGAATGTGATGTGATGAGATACTTTAAGAATGGAAGAGAGAAAAGCATGTTGGCAAAAGTACTAAAAAGAACATAGAGAGAGAATGAAGTATGAcgccaaagaagaagaagaggaaacaaTCAATCAGTCAACACCAAACAAATTATACGCCCGATTCAAACCGACCGACCGTTGGTTATTTTGTGCAATCAATGTTGTTGGAGTGGGTGTCGGGttaatttagttgtttaatttGGATATTATATGGTTGTTTCGGTCGGACTCGGATAATTATTTTAGATCCGTCAAATTCCGAATCTAATCGAACTCATCGTCAattacccgtgtttaacaatatgtaattttaattttatataatgtgatgtgatatttgtaatCTTCATGCTTTAAATAAATCGAATctttgttgtttgttatttttttctgtatcagacattatttcggaagtataTTTCCGAATTCTTCTaaggggtgaattcggaaatgcagttccgaattcacctatttttctggaaaatcactttatttcggaagtacatttccgaaatcagtttttttcaaaaaaaaaaaatgttttcggaagtgtatttccgaaaccatattttttctcataaaaaagtaatttcgaaaatgtatttccgaagttTAGAAGCATTTTGGGATTTGCGCCGCAGGTGACAAAAAAGTAGGGGGTCAGGAAAGAAATTCACAATTTAAAAATgcaattaagaaaaaaaaaactcacatCATATCCAtaatattttgtttgaaaatatgatTTATAATAGAAAAAACAGTAATCTTTATCACCTTTACTACTACAGTTACAGGTTTTTAAGGATCTGAATAGAAAGAGTGAACTCGGAGTGCTTGAAGTATTGCATGAAGTGAGTCAACTTCCGAGTTCAGGGTTCCGAGTCACGAAACTCAGAGGTTTCCATTTGAGAATCGCAAAATGTCTCACAAACCATCTTATTCATCGGAGAACATGCTTCCGGTGTCAGATCCTCCGAACGACGAAGACCGAGAGAGGCTTCTCCAAGGCGATGATAAGATCTTTAGAGGTTCTTCCATGACTAGACGAGGAGTTTTCGCTGCTATCTCTTACATGTCTTGCGCTGGTTCGTTTCACTGTTCTTGATTTTTGTTCGATTTTGTTTTCAATTCACATATCTGCTTCAATTGGAACCAGCATTTTGTCAATTACTCAGTTTTTGTTTTGCAGTGCTATTGGTGATGTTTAATAAAGCAGCTCTTTCATCGTATAACTTTCCATCTGCAAATTTCATTGCACTTCTTCAGGTTACCCCCATTTCattatcaaattttaattatagtttttgTGTGATTGGTTTTGAGGTGATGAGAATTGATTCTGAGTTAATTGATTTTGTAGAGTTGATTCAGGTTAAAAGTGAATTGAATGAAAACGATTAATGTttgaatacatttatgtaaagctaagttgaacaacaaattttGTCAAAGTCACGTTTAAACTTAAAAACTCCAAAACCTAGCTTCAGCTAGAATAAATTCTGGAAGGAAAATTAACTCTTCTTTCGAGAAAACAAACATGTCACcatcaattctacacctctagaaAACATATTCTTAGAATATGTTTTGTTCTGcggtaaaaaaattgattttgatcgaaatgattttgtaaaattgtttctggttaaaagtgagttgaatttAAAGTTATTGATTTTTGGATAACTTAAAGCAAAATTTAGTTGAACAGAAAATTTCAATGTAAAATTCAGGTTTAAACTCAAAAagttacaaattctagcttcaagttgAGTCAATTCTGgaggtagaatcaattctactttagaagaatcaaacatttcaaaatcattccaaaatcaattctacaccttTTTGAATTGTTTTTGCCTCTTTCAAAAGTTAAACCAAACATACAGTTAGTAAGCTATGTCATACTCATATGTGTCATAAGATGAAGGGATAATGACTATTTATGTTTCTCTTTATACAGTTATGGAGGTTTACTCTCCAATTGTTCatagttttcatttttttaaggTAATGTTAGTAGTTAGTTTGTTAGATGGGAGGGCAAAATGTTAGTTGCAGAGATTAAACTTTCTACCTCCTGAATAGAACTCCTTCGGTGTCACATTTTCAACCACGCTTTCTATTATTGCAGATGGTATGTTCGTGTTGTTTTCTCTATGTATTGAGGCGCAGGAGGATAATTTCTTTCACATCTGGTGAAGCTGCAATTATATCAgaaaactctaaaatatttgtgcCATTGAAGACTTTGAGGCACGCTTTTCCTATTGCAGGATCATATTTACTTTATATGGTATGTCCTTTCTTCCATTTTAggttaaaatctcaattttggtTTATGTTCTCCTATTATTTCACTTACTCTTGTGTTTCCCCTTGAAAGTTAGTCACTATGGAGTCTGTTCGTGGAGTAAATGTTCCAATGTATACCACCCTTAGGAGGACCACTGTAGTATTTACAATGCTTGTGGAGTTTATACTGGTGGGGCAACGGTATACACGTTCTATAATTTTCAGGTAAATTACTTTCTTTCCATGGTGTGACACATATTCTTATCATGTTCAAATAAATCTTTGATGAGTTGATGCATCTGAAATTTTGGCGGGCTTCAATAGTGACAAGCCATGGGTTTGGAGAGTTTTTCAACTCAGGAAGAAAAGAGaggaaggaaagggaaaataaatAATCTGCTTAGGTAGCAATAGTTCGTCAGAATATTCCAATATAGGGGTTGGTAAGAATGAGAGAAGGCATCCTTGAGTatgcttttatttatttctgttagCGGACTCACTGAGGGTAGGCAGGGAGAGATATACTTCTCTTCTCTGCGAAGCACAGCTTtggttttcttatttttttattaagcTTAGACTCTTTTGGTGATTAATCTTGTTAAGATACGAAAGACTAAGAGGCATATGACTAAACCGTTTGTCGAATAGCACAGCGGAAAATGATATATATAGAGATAATTACAGATCAATAGTATTAATTACATACTGATTCTATCCTATTCTAGAATATACTAAGGAATATTcttattctatatacaaatatcaACAAATCTATTCATTTTCACTCTGCTCTATCAATGAGCATCTCCCTGATTCCTTCATTTAACTGAAATTTGTAAGGTTGTTATCAGTGTTGGCTTGATTGTCTTTGGTGCATTTATCGCTGGAGCGCGAGACTTATCTTTTGATGCCTACGGTTATGCCATTGTTTTCCTGTCAAACATCGCTACAGCTATATATCTTGCAACGATAGCCCGTGTTGGTTGTATTATAATCTCTCTATCTCtcacgcgcacacacacacacaaacatttAAAACTCTCTCTCCTTGTAACTAGCCTGCTGTTTCTAATACTAAATATGTCTTTTTCTCAGGAAAAACTAGTGGCCTTAATAGCTTTGGTCTTATGTGGTGCAATGGTAAGCCAACAGATTGTGTCAAAACGACCCAGTAAAGTTTCAACAATGTTTTTTTGGATGAATGAATGTATATGCAGATTTTTAGCTATTTCTGATGTCAAACAATTTCTCTATTGTCATAGGTATCATATCCGGGCCACTTTTGTTTATTTGGACATTAGTTCGGGGTGACTTGACGACGACTATTAATTTTCCTCATCTTCTTTCGCTTGGTTTTATTGTATGTTCTGCTCGAGCTTTTCTCCTTTTACCAAGTAGTAGCAATTATTCTTGGATTTTTGCCGAAAGAATTTTTATTTAGTTCTTGGGCTGTAAATAAGTAGTCTAGGAGTCTCTCTAGTGTAAGCCATATAAGGGTAAAAATTGGATACCCCCTCCCCTTTTTGCACTTTGCCAGCCCCAGACGTGTCTAATTTGTTATGGAAAATTGCATGTGTAAGAATGTTCTGGGGAAGTTTTGCACATTTTAAAACCACATGACTACAGTTTAAATGGACCAAACTAAACAATATATTTAATAGCcagaaaattattaatattttcttcAGATTTGAttaatcaacaagtatatgtagaCTGTAGTAATCTAGTTTTCTTTATCATGATTTTTACTTATATAAAACACATAAAATAGAGTTCCTAGTATATAGAATATATGTTGATCTAGCAGGGTCTATCCCATTTCAAACCAGTTTAAAAAactactttcttttttttttttgcattt
Encoded proteins:
- the LOC131660625 gene encoding UDP-N-acetylglucosamine transporter UGNT1-like translates to MSHKPSYSSENMLPVSDPPNDEDRERLLQGDDKIFRGSSMTRRGVFAAISYMSCAVLLVMFNKAALSSYNFPSANFIALLQMVCSCCFLYVLRRRRIISFTSGEAAIISENSKIFVPLKTLRHAFPIAGSYLLYMLVTMESVRGVNVPMYTTLRRTTVVFTMLVEFILVGQRYTRSIIFSVGLIVFGAFIAGARDLSFDAYGYAIVFLSNIATAIYLATIARVGKTSGLNSFGLMWCNGIISGPLLFIWTLVRGDLTTTINFPHLLSLGFIVVLLLSCILAFFLNYSIFLNTTLNSALTQTICGNMKDLFTIGFGWIIFGGLPFDFWNVVGQSLGFAGSGLYAYYKLIGK